The genomic region CCACTCCCTGTCGCCCGCGTTGACGAACTCCTTGCCGTAGCCGGTCGAGCCGCGGAAGTTCACCTGGAGGCACGCGTACCCGCGGTTGGCCAGCCACTGCGCCTCGGGGTTGTATCCCCACGAATCGCGGTACCAGGGGCCGCCGTGGACGTTCAGCACGAGCGGGAGCTTCTGCCGCGGGACGCCGGGCGGACAGGTGAGGTAGCCGCGGATCGTCAGGCCGTCCCGCGACTGAAACGAGACAGGCTCCATGGCGGCCAGGGTGAAGTCCCGGAGATCGGACCGGTTGTCGAAGAGGAACGTGCCCTTCCTGGTCGAGCGGTCGTAGCTGTAGTACGACACGGGGCCGTCGTCCTTCACGTACCCCACGATCCAGGTCCGGTCGGCGTGGTCGCGGCTGTAGGCCTTGAAGTCGCCGCGGTCGAGCGCCTGGAGCGCCTCGAAGTCCGCGCGCAACGAGCCGTCGAGGACGATCCACTCGTCGCGCTCCTTCGTGAACCCGACGGCCTCGATCTCGTGCGTGTCCGGGTTCACCATGGCGTCGCTCACGTCGTACGTCGGATCCTGGGCGATGACCTCGATCGCGCCTGTCGCGAGGTCGAGCTTCACGAGCCGCCCGGCGTTCACGCCCCGCGAGTCGAGAAGGTAGAGCGACCCGCCGTCCTTCGTGAAGGCGACGGGCCCGCTGTTCAGGTTGTCCTCCGGCCCCCAGGTCAGCACCTTCTCCCACGGGGCGGCCTCGGTCTTCCTCACGAGGAGGTCGAACCCGCCCTCGGCGGTCGCCGCCACCGCGCCCCGCACCTTGAGATTGTAGTCCGTCACCCATCCCGCGACGTTCCCCGGGTTCTTCGCGACCATCGTGAGCTCGCCGGTCGCGACGTTCAGGCTGTACACGTCGTGGAGGTGCGGGTCCTCACGGTTCATCATCACGATGAGCGTGTCGGGGTGGCGCTTGTTCTGGTCCACGATCTCGACCTGGACGCCCTCGAACGGCGTGAGGTCGCGCGTCTCCCCCGCAGCGAGACT from Candidatus Effluviviaceae Genus I sp. harbors:
- a CDS encoding S9 family peptidase yields the protein MRTNLGRLCLVTAFVGALAACSCASHDVRLIPREVLFGNPTKAAPKVSPDGTMLAYIAPLDGVLNVWVRTIGEDDDRPITRDADRGIFRYFWAADNRHVIYLQDAHGDENWRVYAVSLAAGETRDLTPFEGVQVEIVDQNKRHPDTLIVMMNREDPHLHDVYSLNVATGELTMVAKNPGNVAGWVTDYNLKVRGAVAATAEGGFDLLVRKTEAAPWEKVLTWGPEDNLNSGPVAFTKDGGSLYLLDSRGVNAGRLVKLDLATGAIEVIAQDPTYDVSDAMVNPDTHEIEAVGFTKERDEWIVLDGSLRADFEALQALDRGDFKAYSRDHADRTWIVGYVKDDGPVSYYSYDRSTRKGTFLFDNRSDLRDFTLAAMEPVSFQSRDGLTIRGYLTCPPGVPRQKLPLVLNVHGGPWYRDSWGYNPEAQWLANRGYACLQVNFRGSTGYGKEFVNAGDREWGGRMHDDLLDAVAWAVGQGIADPGRVAIMGGSYGGYAALVGATFTPDLFACAVAAVAPSNLVTFIETVPPYWSSMLSVLHKRVGDPVTDREFLESRSPLFKVDAIRIPMLIAHGANDPRVKQAEAEQIVAAMKAKGIAHEYLLFEDEGHGFAKPGNRLRYYAAAEKFLAANLGGRFEE